A single window of Candidatus Zixiibacteriota bacterium DNA harbors:
- a CDS encoding glycosyltransferase, with the protein MKVSFIVIAYKSNDVLPALLQSIGAQTGSLEKQIIIIDNYSADNCARLVQESGLHASLTINRENRGFTAAVNQALADATGDFVFLLNPDIRLHPDCTPKLTAVLTADPAVAAAAPQLLSPDGTIQSSVRNFPTLSTLIWEHTGLARLFPRSRVFGRWKNRYFDHNTRAQVAQPMASALLFRRETFARIGPWDEQFFIFFSDVDYCKRIADSGSAIIFEPAAHAEHRLGGSTRNEGGWIIRDSHRGFYRYLCKHELLGHRRIFRPFVWLLLWISAQIRVYLRLILEATS; encoded by the coding sequence ATGAAGGTTTCCTTCATCGTCATCGCCTACAAATCCAACGATGTGCTCCCCGCTTTGCTCCAGTCCATCGGTGCGCAAACCGGCAGTCTGGAGAAGCAGATCATCATCATCGACAACTACTCCGCCGACAATTGCGCCCGGCTCGTTCAGGAAAGTGGTCTTCACGCCTCATTGACGATCAACCGCGAGAATCGCGGCTTTACCGCCGCCGTCAATCAGGCTCTCGCCGATGCCACGGGCGATTTCGTCTTCCTCCTCAATCCCGACATCCGCCTTCATCCCGATTGCACACCGAAATTGACCGCCGTACTCACTGCTGACCCCGCTGTCGCCGCCGCCGCGCCGCAGTTGCTATCACCCGACGGCACGATTCAGTCCAGCGTCCGCAATTTTCCCACGCTCTCAACCTTGATCTGGGAACACACCGGCCTGGCTCGGCTCTTCCCGCGCAGCCGTGTCTTCGGCCGCTGGAAAAATCGCTATTTCGATCACAACACCCGCGCGCAGGTCGCCCAGCCAATGGCCTCCGCACTCCTGTTCCGCCGCGAGACTTTCGCCCGCATCGGCCCCTGGGACGAGCAGTTCTTCATCTTCTTCTCCGATGTCGACTACTGCAAGCGTATTGCCGATTCCGGTTCGGCGATCATCTTCGAGCCCGCCGCTCATGCCGAACATCGTCTCGGCGGCTCCACCCGCAACGAAGGCGGCTGGATCATCCGCGACTCTCACCGCGGCTTCTACCGCTACCTCTGCAAGCACGAACTTCTCGGCCACCGACGGATCTTCCGCCCTTTTGTCTGGCTGCTGCTCTGGATTAGCGCTCAGATTAGAGTCTATCTGCGCCTCATTTTAGAAGCGACATCTTGA